TTCATCTACAAGGCCACAACAGCAGATGCCAAGTCTCTATGATCGAACCATGAAGCTagaagagactctagctcaattTATGCAAGTGCCAATGTCTAACCAAAAGAGCACAGAGTCTGCAATTAAGAATCTGCAAGTTCAAGTAGGCCAGCTTGCAAAGCAGTTAGCTGAAAGACCATCCAACAGCTTTACATCAAACACAGAGAAAAATCCTAAGGAAGACTACAAAGCAATGATAACTAGAAGCAGAATGGTGATTCAAGTTGAGGAAAGTAGAGATGATCATAAGGTGGAGGGATTTAAACAATAGCTGGCTGATGAACCGACACTGGAACCGGTTGATGATTTAGTTGAACTTGAAGAAAGTGTTGAGGAAGCAGAAGGtgttgaagaagaagacaaagttGTTGAATGCAAAGAGGTACCTTATCCATTGGTACCCTCCCGGAAAGATAAAGAGCGACATTTagccagatttcttgatatcttcaagaaactagAAATTACTTTGCCTTTTGGAGAAACACTTCAACAAATTcccctctatgccaaatttttgaaggatatgCTAACCAAGAAGAACCAGTACATCCATAGTGACAGAATTATGGTGGAAGGTAACTGTAATGTTGTTATTCAACGCAttcttccacccaagcacaaagatcctggagtTGTCACGATACCGTGTTCTATCGGCGAGGTTGCAGTAGgcaaagctctcatagacttgggagccagtattaatttaatgcctctctccatgtgctgccgacttggagagatagagataatgccTACCCGCATGACGCTCTAGTTAGTTGACCGCTTCATCACAAGGCCatatggagtcattgaagatgttttggtgaaggttaAGCACCTTATATTTCCAACTGATTTCATAGTCATAGATATAGAAGAGGATGTTGacattcctctcattcttggccGCCCATTCATGTCTACTGCAAGGTGCATGGTAGACATGGGAAAGAAGATGTTGCAGATGGGCATAgaagatcaaaagatcaactTTGATTTGTTCCATGAGGACAAAGATCCACCTAGCCAAAATGTCTGTCTGAAAGTGcatgtgatggaggaaaagAGACCTGAGAAGAAGGTCCTTGAAGTAGGAACTTTGTTAGATCATGGATAACACGATGATGCATCAAGCTAGTGACATTAAAAGagtgcttactgggaggcaacccaacttttctatcccttttctatttttcattcttatctcttgcatgtagttaggatACCTTGCTTGTGTTTGTGATTAATTTTagcttgtttagtaatgaataaGGGGTTTTAAGCTCGTGTGAAGAGATAGACAGAAACAAACTTAGAATTGTTTTTGCAATTGTCTATCCGCTAAGTGAAGACCTTGCGCTAAGTGCTCAGtcttcacgcgctaagccgagcttgctcgcgctaagcgcatagaCCCCTGACTGGTTGGCTAAATAGTTCAACTAAGCACACATCACTGGCTAAGCccaatgatgcaatcctaccccccaagggcattggatagaagactccaagaagattggaccatagatgcaagagaaggccctagggttctcatgagccttaggatagatttcgggcccatgggctaagtatgagcccacttatctttgtacatattagattaaggtttcattaattttagtccttgtatttagggctccataatgtaggtagggtaccctagaaatataggatttttcagcccttgtattttagggcatctagactagtttttgtattaggggtagttttttaatttcacatgcactaagtggatatttgatgtgtgggttcaatttcaaattcaagtgaaatttgaatttccctccaattttgtgtgacacttaggctataaatagaggtcatgtgtgtgcatttttttcaactttgattatttgaatattaaacttcagattgcAAAGCTCATTTagcgcacaaaatttcgtgctcttctctccctctcccttcattcatctcgttctttctccaagctcttatccatggcctcctatggtggtgagcttcttctagactcatcttctccttgaagtggtgtctcctctctctcttcctttctccattccgctgccattcatcttccaagaagcaaaggaatccattgatgaagaagatcctaggcctacaagctcaaatggagcttacatcatgtggtatcaagagcatcttcatttaggtgatgttcttttgcttcctctatctttttgttcgatgAATTCTATTTAATTCCTTGTCCTTCattttattctccatgtatatcctccattgtcttgtggtttggtgctgtttagagtagattcaaaaaaaaaaaaataaaccgattaaatcttagatctacacttgttcttgcatttctatggttcaaattttgtagatctactcttgaatcttgtttttgtgttgattttaggttctatcatttttcattcataatattcttgtgctgaaccttagatctaaattttcttccaaaatattgattagaaaaaaaacaaaaaaatctaagtgtaaatcacttaatccatgttgtcttagagtcatgtttagtcatagtaattgtcacattatgttctaagtttgtgttgaatttttattttgttgatttaattctagatacatttgttcatgtattcttgtcattcttagcctatcttttgaattttgagtctaattcatgcatgttatttagttcataacatgttctaaatcaattcctagaagtagtcttgttcttgaactttttctgttttctaagtttcctacatgatgcctatgatgaagttgagttgtggtgctgagttgtggctggatttgtgaatcaaaataagtcttaagctctcttgaattgtgttattcaagataattgagcataagcaaacacaaattgtaactatccaagccttaagcaacataaacactactcttgatttctaggttgaaattgctggtgctggcagcttgaacatacgaacttgtataaattactgggaattggtcactacgttttttgagctgaaagttttactgaattttctagacatctggaccaaaattataaaaaaagaaccaagcgatttggattaaaggaaaaaataagaaaaatctcacaaattggcagaaaaatcagtgtccaggaaaaaaaaagtgaaaggaaaagtgtgcttgttgttttggctcaaaagttgttttataattggtgcctattttataccaatcctagttctgaaatttcaattgaaaattattgtgaaaacaagtgcaaaAACTAGAGGTCTCTTGagtctattttttagtttttctactctactctagagccattctaggtttctctttgagtcctagcttgcttttttgtgcttttcattgctttaattgttgaataatccttggaaatttgtcttgttaaaaatctattggtttagctttcatttaattttttttggtctttggttattgcttgtctctttgtttccttgcttgtgagttgccatatagggaattggaaaggaggattggtgccatatcttgaagaatttgagtcaagaagcaaggggccaaccaccttaagagctattggactaagaagcactccaaattgagtgaaatacaaaagagagaatagccaccacaattgaggacttttttttttgtaattttgtaattggcaatttgttttgctttcaaattttgtaacaaaaaggcctttcgtTGGAAGTAAGGttggagcctccaataggtcaccctacttccatttgtgtgtaataattttaggaaattttcccttaggatagtgagtgttttgttgggaaccttaaatgaggtcatccaaacactcttaggatccgcctagtttgcttttcttgcactttaatttcttgcttactttcatagcttatttcctttaccctccattgtcaaaccgcctagatagcttgccttttaccaattagtttttaccttatctttcacacctcttttagtgtttattttggctagtttcagccatagtttcttttacctttttttcaaacccccaacaagaaagaaccataacttaggaaccaacatgagtcttcattcttcatctagtgttaatggtgagggttctactcctaaggaccccttgtataagatattagatgagttgagatcccttaagttgtggaaagaaaaacaagagagaaaagaaaaaggtaaaaaaagagtggaagaaataagtcaagacgaaagagagaaaataagagacgaagaaagaagaaaaacaatgaaagaaatgaaaagggaaaaacatgcctcctatagtagtcatgactcttgcaagagtttaagttaagaacttagcgactattatagagggcgtcatagttcacatactaaacatcactcccaaag
This region of Glycine soja cultivar W05 chromosome 17, ASM419377v2, whole genome shotgun sequence genomic DNA includes:
- the LOC114391508 gene encoding uncharacterized protein LOC114391508 produces the protein MKLEETLAQFMQVPMSNQKSTESAIKNLQVQVGQLAKQLAERPSNSFTSNTEKNPKEDYKAMITRSRMVIQVEEIELEESVEEAEGVEEEDKVVECKEVPYPLVPSRKDKERHLARFLDIFKKLEITLPFGETLQQIPLYAKFLKDMLTKKNQYIHSDRIMVEGNCNVVIQRILPPKHKDPGVVTIPCSIGEVALVDRFITRPYGVIEDVLVKVKHLIFPTDFIVIDIEEDVDIPLILGRPFMSTARCMVDMGKKMLQMGIEDQKINFDLFHEDKDPPSQNVCLKVHVMEEKRPEKKVLEVGTLLDHG